In the Dictyostelium discoideum AX4 chromosome 6 chromosome, whole genome shotgun sequence genome, CTCTGCAGTTTTAGAACTTACAATCTCCAAACGCGATTTAATAAGCAACCCCATTGAATGAATGATCCAATTATTCGATTTCTCCAATGTCTTTTGAATATATGGTAACATCTCCTCTGTAGTTAAACCATTGTTACTATTTTGATTCTTTACATTTAAACATTGTAATAGAATTAACATTTGATCAACATTAcgtaataaaatattttgaccTTTAACCTCTTCAATCAAAGATGGTCTAACTAATAAAGTTGGATCATCATTTGTAACTTCTCTcttaattgatgaatttctattaaattcattattattatcaccatcaccactgTCATCTCTTTGACGACAATTTTTAACTTCCATTACCAATTGTGCTGTATCAAATGTTTGAAAACGAGTTCTCTTACCCAATGCACCAGTTAATGCACAATCCAATTCTGAAACTTCACATGCTCTTTCCattgattctttaattttatttaattgtctaaaataattgaaaactAATGATTGTTCAATGATTGCACGTGATGCTAAATCTTTTAAACcattgatttcttttattgatttctttgattcacttgttgttgatgatgatgtgtCCATAAACTCTTCAGAATCCTCtaataatgttgaaattgaataaaatctAGTAACAATTTGAAAtctttcatttaataatgatttaaatgttGGTGTTGCATTCTTTAATGATCTTTGATGATACATCACTGATCTACATGACCACCAACATGATGATTTACAACTATCTAACATTGAATAATTATCAACTAAACAAATCtttgataaatataaaaatattggattcttaacttttttataaacTGTTTCACCATCAACttctaataattctaatattgatttattatcattttttaactaaaaaatatattaaattaatatatttatgttTTAAACATTATAAATGTTATATAAAATACATACAGTGAAATCTGGTGAAATTTGAACAGTTGGACCAGTCCAATTAATTTGtacatataaatttaaaaatgtaatacCACTTAATAAAACacttaattgatttaatggtGTTTCATTTAAacttgtaatattattattaactttttcaaaatattctaaattttatatacaaaaaaaaaaaaaaaaaaaaaaaaaaaaaaaaaaaatcattaataaatagtttttaaaaaatatatttaattaaaaatattaccattaatattatctttataattatttaatgaatctaataagaataattttttcattaaatcagTTTTAAATGAACCAACTAATGAATCAcctaataatatattaaaagcTAATGTAATACAATCTTTTAATATCGGTATATCTTCAAATTCGTTATCGGCTTTACTTGATTGCCTATAGAGTTCTGAAATTTTCTCATCATTTGATTCTATAACCCATTGATCAATTGATTCTATTaaagtatttaattttttattatccatattaaaaatatttatatatatatatatatgtgtgtAGGTagattttttatctttttaataTGGATGGTTAAcgactaaaaaaaaatgaaataattaattaaaaataaattttgtgTTCTCAAAAGATTTCGCGAAtgtcgtttttttttttttttttttacaaatttattttttattttttattttttatttttttttttccttattacgaaatttgatttatttttaaacgaAAATTAATGGGAATatgaggaaaaaaaaagaatgattataaataaattgatgtgatggttgttttttttttttttttttttttttttttaatgattaaaatatttaattgtttattgaTTGTTTATAATATATGGCAATATTCTCTCcactattaaaaattattattgaatgtACATGAAAGTATTATTGTGTAAAGTGTGGTTATTTTTGGTTTGGtgtgggtttttttttttcttttctttttcctttcttttttttttttttttatataggCTTAATTTTGAACTTTAACACCAGTTGAACCAAAACCACCGGCACCTCTTTGagtttcatcaatttcatcaaccTCTAATGGTTCTGGTGTAACGATTCTTTCAAAGATTAATTGGGCTACTCTATCCCCAACTGCAACTTTAAAGTCAACATCTGAATGATTGAATAAAACTACACCAACATTACCTCTATAATCTGAATCAATAACACCAGCACCACAATCGATGAAATTTTTCCATGCTAAACCTGATCTTGGTGCAATTCTACCATAGGTACCATCTGGAATTGCAATTTGAAGATCTGTCATTGCTAATGCTTTTCCATGAGCTGGAACAACTAATTCATGGgctctaaaaaaaaaaaataaaaaacaaaaaaaaaaaaaaacaaaaagaataattagataattttatgataataataataataatagttataataaaaaaaaaaaaaaaaaaaaattaaaacttacGATGATAAGTCATAACCAGCAGCACCTTTTGAACCACGTTGTGGAATGATTGCTTTAtctgataattttttaactttGAAAGTTTCGAAATTTGGTGGagccatttttaaataattattattattattattagttgttaatcttttaaataaatttgaaaataatgaaaaatatttttgttcGATTggcatttaaatttttttatatttttttaattaaaaaaaaaaaaaaaaaaaaatacttttttaaaaattttcaaaaaaacgGCGGTTTTATtagaaatttgaaaatttaattttttttttttataacagtcataaaaaaatgggaacaataattaatttttctaaattatctatttattttattttattattattattatttttttttggattaaatttatttatttttgaaaaattcaaatattacacttaaaaaaaaaaaaaaaaaaaaaaaagaaaataaaattgaatcgttgttaaaaaaaatggaaatgatttaattttatttatttttaatatgaatttagtttatttaattttaatttaatataatttatttattttataatttatttatttattttaatttaattaataataactctTAAAGAATTAGTTCTACCAAATACATCTGGATCATACATTTCTTCAATACAAGCAGAAGGAATTAAATATTCACCTCTAGTTGAAGCACGAAGTGTGTATTTATAAGTGTATTTACCACGTTCCATTTGATTGGTAAAGACTTCACATCTTTCATCTCTTTGATTTTGGAATTCCCAAACTGTACCTTCCAATCTGAAATCAGTTTTATCAACGATATCGAAACCACCAGCGAATTTATCAACTAATGCTAAATTATAACGATCAACTTCAGTTTGAACATTAAGTGTAACCAATACTTTTGAACCAACTGAAACTTTGAGTACACCAGTTTCTGAATCAAATTCCATCTTATCACTCTTTGATTTTGGTGAATATTGTCTATGAATTGTTAAACCATTGAAATGTTCTTCAGTTGATAAATCAACTGTTGCATATTTAATATTCATAcgataatataatttaccTTTACCTTCTTTTTGTAACCATAATTCAGATTTtggtattgaaattattgaggttgttgatgatgatggttgaGTTTCAACTTTTTCAGAATTTTCATCAACATTTGATGATGGTTCAATAACTTGTTGTTTAtcagatttaataatattattaaatttaacattttcTAAATCAGATTTTGAATAAAGTATTGATAATGGTACTTCAATTGAATAAGAGATTGTTGATTTACCATCAAAGTATGGAGTTTGACCACAGAAAGTTGTTTTAAGATTTGAAGAATCAGAAGTATTAACTAACCAACCTCTGGATAAACATTTTGGAGAAGAACGTTCAAAAGTTGAACTGAATTCAGCTACTGCAGTAATTACCCAACAATTagtttgaatatttttcCAAGTACCATTTTCTTTTCTATCCATTAAACCAATGATAACCTTTGAAACTACATCAATATTATAACGTGATTGAATTAATGATCTTGCAATGATTGCAGTTGTTCTTTCGAGAGAATGGAATAATTGTGatctaattaatttatcataaTAAGAGTTAAAGTAGAGacaattattttcttcaaaTGAATTTCTCATTAGATAGGTGATGATTTCATCACGCTTCTTAACGACTGATGAATCATTACCTTGAAGTGTACCAAGAATCCAAGCTAATGATTCCAATGATAGGATTGAGTAAGTATGAGTTTGATAGAATTTCATAGCCAATTGAGTAACTGATGATTTATTCTTCTTTGAATGAATGCAGTATAAAGTGAATAGAGCATAGGATACAGTTGCTAAAATGAATTGATCTTTTGATTGAAGATTAACTAAAATGTAACGATCTAACCAATCGATTGAGTTCTTTACcaattgtttcatttttgatgattcaatttcataGCCATATTCAATCAATGTTGCAATGGCTTGAATTGCATGAACACTTTCGAAATCATTCTTTTGGAATGAAAGATTACTATGACCTGCATATGATGGCCAGGTTGAGaaatcaccattttcattttgacgATTtcttaaatctaaaaatagtTTACCAATCTTTGATTTTACAATCTTTGATGGTGGTAAATTACGTGATGATTTCTGTTCACCAATGATATGATATAATGAGGCGATACCAATTGCAGCCGATGCTAAATTCTCTGTTCTTTCAAATGGATAGTTATAAACCGATAGGAATGCATCATGAATATTTTGAAGAATGGTTGAACTAATATCTAATCCTAATGAACCAAAGATTGGAAGTGAGTCTTGAGGCATTTCAATTGGTTGAATGACACCGGCACCATCATCGATGACACCATAGACAGAGGTGGTACGAGTTGTTGGTGGATTAAAGATTGGAATTGAAACTTGCATTGCATCACCATATTTACCAGATACACAAGAGATTTGAATTGAACCCACACCAGTATTCAATGTTTTAACATTGATATAGATAATCTTTCTCTTCTTTTGTTCAACAAATGAAAAGTGACCAAAAGTTGATGtaccatttgaatttaatatagTTAAATGTTCAGAGCATTTTACACCAATCTTTAccattctattattatttgaattgttacTTACTACAATACCAATAGTACATGAATCGTTAATATTCAAAAATCTTGGTGGTACACAACGAGTTGATACCAAAACCTTTGAAGTAATTAAACTTTCACCTTTACCAAACTTTTGTTCATCTTTTGAACAAACTACACCCCAAATACGATAACGTGTTAAATTATCTGGTAAATGAATTGGAATTGTAATTTTACCAACTTCATTTGTAAATACTGATGGTGTGAAATTTGCTAATGCATTGAAATCTTTTCTCatcattgataatgatgataattcaGTTTCAAATAAACCATCTTTTTCATAATCttgatcatcatcatcatcatattctGAAGATTCTGATTTACtttcatcgtcatcatcatattGTCTTTTTGATTCTTCTTCAACTAATGATGATTTTCTTGAAAGTTTCTTATCACTACCACCAAAATCAAGTAATCCAACTTCTCCTAAAGTTTCAGATCTTGAACTTAATGATGTTGAAACTGAAGTACGAgtagaagaagaggaagggCTTTTCTCTTTATATtttctactactactacttccAGAACCACCAAAACCACCAAATGAACTTTTCTTTGATCTTTTCTTCATCAATGAAGCAGATTGTAATGTAGAGTTACCTTCCATATCAGCTCTTAAACTATCAGGAATGAAACCATCCAATGATGGATCATCATCTAATGAAACTTGTTTACGATAACTATCTTCAATGGTTGGGTCATATTGTTCAACAAAACAACTTTGCACATAACGAACGGTTAAAGCACTCTTACCGataccaccatcaccaacaattacaattttattttcagcGGTACCAGTGTAACCTGCTGATAATTTACTTACGATAGCAAATGCAGTATGAACGTTGAAACCAGTTTTTGCAGAGGTTTCAATGAATGCAGCACCTAATGATCTTGCATAAAGTAAACCATCTTCTTTTGAGACTTGTCTTTGATCTTCTAAATCTGCTTTAGTTCCAATCACAATGACACATGCATAGGAATCACAATCTTTAATACGACAAAGTTGATTATAATAAGAttgtaaattttgaaatgatGATCTTGAATTAATACTATAGGCTAAAATGAATGCATCACCATGTCTATAATATTGATCTCTCATTGCACTATATTCTTCTTGACCTGCAGTATCTAAAATATCTAATAATACTTTATCAGTACCACTACCTCTTCTAGTTGGACGACCAATATTACCATTTCTAACTGGTGTATTgtatctattattattattattattattattatatgaagaataattgaaattatcattatcatttgagttaattaaaattttcttttcaaGTATATGATTATAAGTATCTGGTTTAATAATTGGTTGTTGAGTACCAGCTATAATTGCAGTAccttgttttaattttggttgaAGTAATACACTTGCACTTGAAAGACCATGGAAATAAGAACTTAACATTGATTTAGCATGTTCACTTGATGAATTTGgataaaagatatttaatGGATTTTCAACATTATGTTGTGAGAGTGCAATGATTGATTCATCGATTACCAATAAACAAACTTCAGCATTTGCAACATTAGCACCAGTTGAATCTGTAACATGAacattaatatttgtatCAGCACCTGGTTCAACTATTTCTTCTTCTGGTTTAACAGTGATTGTCAATTGTTTAGTGGTTGgtgtaattgataatttagtAGTACCTTGAAGATAATGATCACCAACATTTCTAACATCACAAAGTACACTACAAAGTGGTGCCCATTCTTCTTGaatatcaaattcaactCTATCTTTACCATTAGTAATTTCATAAGCTTTTGTAAAAACTacaccattattaataattgataaaacacATTGATATGGcatttcaaaataatcaattgaaaCTAAACATTTTTCACCTGAAATATATGATTTCTTATCTAATGaaatattaacatttttaatttctttaaatttaaattcttctaatttaattggttgtttagtttcattattatttgatgttgtggtagttgtagtagtagtagttgttgttgttttaccAATTGTTGATGAatctaataaatcatttgatttatattcTGATAATGaccaatttattaataatggaattgttgttgtaaatttattatcaggTTTTTCATAAATTGTTGCAGAGATATTATAAagaatattttcttttggttTATAATTTGGTTCAGACAAGATGAAAGAATGTTGGAATTCAGTATCAGTACTAACGATTGTTGATTGATGATTTTCATTGATTAAAGGAATATCGAATTGATGATAACCAGAGATTGGTGATATAGTGATTGAAATACCAATGTCAGGTTGTGGAATACCATTTTCATCACAAactatcatcattaatttcaaaggAGTATTTTTGTTACCATCATGAATGATCAATGGTTTATCATTATTGAATGATGGTTTAATACCAACGAAATTATGAGTTGGATGAAGTATATAACGAACGGTTGAAGTTGTAGTTTGTTGATTAATATCACTAATATCGACCGAGGTATCAATGTAAACTGATGATGGTGGATTTGGAGCTTTACCATTGAATGTGGTTTTAACTGTATGTAAACCATCGTCATCGGTTTTACCAGTGATAGTTTTCTCTCTCTTTATTGAATGATCGACTAATTTCAAaagtttatcattttcaacatAACCAAATTGATATTTTGACATTTTTGGTGGTACAAAGTTTGCTTTACAACTTGAGACTTTCCAAGAGGTCTCGCAATCTGGTAATGAAGCACCTTCAAAGTAATTTGATTTAACTTGAATATAACTTGAACCAGTGAAACCATTGGTTTCATTATAAAGGAATGATGCACTTGCAACAAATTCTGGTCTTTTAAATTCTTGAACAtcaaatgaatgaatgaatgatgTACGTAATGTTTTACCAGTATCGGATTTAATACgaatcttttgattttgttcatttaataaatggaaatcattttcatctgcCAATGAAAGTTTCAAAGTGGTTTTACCTAAATTAATTGTATCTGGTAAATCCAATGAGAAATTGAAAGCAGagaatgaatttaatttagtttCCCCTTTTAATACAGTTAAACCTGCACCATCCTCTAAAATGTATTTTATAACCAATGTTGATTGGAAATTATAAACTGAAAGTTTATGTTCAAATTGGTCACGGAATAAGAAACGAAGATAACCTTTAATTTGAACGGTTGTTTTTGGACGATATAATGATTGATCATCGAAAACATACCAACTTATGGCTTTGAAAGTTGAATTTGGTTGAACGAAAACCTTTGGTAATAAACAAACATCTTTATTGATTGGATTCTCTGCTACTATATGAATTTCACTATAGTTATTTTGAAGTGGTAAATGTAATAAACCATGTTCATTAGTAACACCATCGACTAAATTACCAACATGTTTTTGAAGTGCAATCAAATTATTGGATTTCTTTTGTTCTTTCATACGGAATTGAGTATAGTTTACTGTAGAGAGTGAAGAGATCTTTACATTTGGTACAACTGAACCATCAACAGTTGAATTGGACCAACATGATAATATCTTTTGATCAGTGACAGCACCAATATTTAAACGTGTACATTGTACCCAACAACGACGTAATGGTGTAACTGTATTCTTTCCAACATTTGGATAGAGGGCATTTTGAGTTGGATATAATACAACACCAATATGACCAATCATCAACTCTTTATTGGTTAAACCTTCGAATAAATCAATATAGgtatcaatttcaatatcgACTTCATGTGATGGAATTTCAATATCAACCATACGACAATGTACTAATTCACCACTCTTTAAAATTGGTTGATCAACTGCTGGTACACTTTTAAGTGATGTGAACTTTTGTAAGGTTTTAGTATCAACTTCTTCATCTAAAAATTGTGGATAATCAATATatggatttaatttatataattgaattacatattgattaatatttttagatcTTAAACAAATGGCtggttttgaatttaaatctgAATTATCAAATGTCACTATACCATTAGTACTTGAACTACTTAAgaatggtaatttaaaagttgattGGAAATTACGTGGTACAACTTTTAATCTATAAGTTAAAGttgaatcatttttattgaaaataccACCTGTACCAACAATTGTTGAAATATCAATATGTTGACCAGTTGAATCCATAATTTGATTtgtatttaaaatgattttaaattcaatatcagTATTTTGGAATTGATcatatttaaaatcttttaaaaagataGATTGATCATCCAATGTAATACTATAAGGAATATCAGGTTCAACTCTAATCATATTTGCTTGAAaagttgatgttgataatgtattattaaatttaattacaagTGTATCACCAAAATAAAATGGGGTCTTTTTACCAAATGACGATTCTGAATCAATGATTGAAAGTGGtggtaatgatttaattgaataattataaaatggtTTAACCCAAGTTAATTGACCTTGAGTTGATGTAAACTCTTCAAATTCATATTGAATTTGAGtatttggtggtaatggtttaacaaatttataaattaataaatcagtTGGATCGGCTGGATCATAAACATCACCAATGAAAAGTTTTAGTCttgaataattaatattatgatCAAGATGTTCACTAAAGATTACcttttcatcaatttcatctttaGTTGCTAAACGAACTTCATGATTAGTTTTACTATTGAATAAACCAGATTTTGAaaagattttcatttttgaaatttgtttCTTTGGATCAATATTTTGAGAGAATCTAATGAAATGAATTGAATCTGTTAATGTTGGATAACcagatttatcaattattgaatttactGATGTTTTAATGGTTAAATTATCAAGTGTACTTTGATCCATAACATAACCTTTTGATGATACTAAATCCTCTGGGAATGAGAATTTATATTCAGTTGATTGTTTCCAAGTTGAAACTTTTTcattacaaataatagtttCACCTGCACCTGCTTTCCAAGTTAATGGTACACCTGGGTCTGgtttaattgtaattgttggtATAATTGGTTCTGATGATGGCAATGATGAGGATGAACTACCACCACTTGATCCATTTATTGGTAAATGAATTAATGGTTCAGAGAAACTAATATGAGCTTGATCACTATTAATTGAAGCATAAACACGAGTACAATTTGTtgtaaagaaaatattaattgctTCTTTAGTTAATAATGGACCTTCTAATGATGGTGCACCTTCTTTCAAAGTTATAGAATAGGATGAATTTGGAATTAATGGTGGATTTGTACGTAATGAAATCCAATGATCTTGTTCATAACCAACTGATTTTTCAATATGAGTGAAATCAGAAGATTCTTCCAAAGTAAAtttagttttctttttttcacttGTAGAAACTTGACTAAttgttaaatattttaataattcaacaacatcaactttTTGATTGAAACATATTAGGACTGGACGTGATAATAAAGCTGTTTGATGACCATTCATTGGTACTGATGTCACCAATTGAAGTGTTgaagttttaaattcatatttATCTTCGCTATCAATACCTTGTTGATAGAATTCACCAGTTTCACTCTCGATACAATCTGGTAGTTTAAAAGTGAATTTAGTTGAGAATGGTAAACTAGTTTCAAATTTACAACAAATCATTGAATAACCATTTTGAAGAGTATTTGAAGTATTTAATTGAGCTGTCCAAGTACGTTGAATCTCTGATGAAATCTCTGGTGTAATTGTTGGTATCCATGATTCTGGTAATGGAATTTTCTTTTGTAATGCTGGACCAGTTAAATTGAGTGGTTGTTTGAAGAGGATTTGTAAAGTTCTATCGCTTGCATAGTAAGTGGTTGAATTAATATGTAAATGATCAGAGATCTTGAATGTATAAGTTAACTTATTTGGATTCAATTCTGGACCTTCAGCAGAGGGAATATTTGGACCAACAGTTAAAGTCAATGATGAATTTGGTACAACTGTTGACATTCTTACAAACATAATATAATTCAATGGATCAGAGAATGATGTTGACATTTGGGAAAGATATTCAGATGGAACTTGTTCTCTATCAACATTTGATAgtacaatatttttaatctttttattaaaagaatcaaCACCTTCAACttttaatacttttaatATCTCAACTGGATTAATACGTTGATGGAAATGAATTGCAAATATATCAGATTTATCAGTATTTACAATGAAACCTGGTGATGGATGAACTGATTCAATACCATTATATGGtgtataaaaatcaaatacagTATCTTTTTCCATAGTTTCACCATattttgattcaattgatttatcaactataatttgataatttgttGATGCATtccaaattgaaaaatcttcaatttttaatctaTAAATTTTACCAATAATTTCATAAGTCCATTTTGCTGTTGATTTTTCtggttttggtttaattgtaataaattgATCCcaatcaatttctttatttttatttgttgttgttgttgttattggtaAATTTGGAGTTGTCGATTCACcaacttcattattattgttattattatttgttgttgtagtagttgttgttgtagttatattattttgattttcaattaattgatttgaagatgatgaatcaCTTGAAGCAATTGAAGCAGAAACAGAAGCAATTGCAGtaattttatcaacaattGTTGTTAAAGTTTCTTCTGGACCATGATTTTCAgttaaatcaatataaacCAATGcatcttttgattttaatggtttattaaaattaatgaaaaagaaataaggTGAATGAATGATAGCACCATCAACTGGAGATGTACCaatgattgaaaatttttcaaCAACTAAAGTACCAAAATAAGTTTCATCTTTACTTATTAATGGACCCTCTAGCGAACGAACACCAGGTAAAACTGAAAATTTGATTGAACCAATTGGTAATGGTTTAACTGAACGGAAGAAAACTAAACGACCATCTAATTTAGCATTTTTGAAAGAGTAATCAATATCTTCAAATTCTTCGAGACTAATTTTGGTTACTAATTGAACTTCGAATTTCTTTGCACTCAAAAAAGTGTCTGGTTGTAAACGAACATTGGCAATTACAGATTCTGGATCAACCGGTTgattaaaagataaacaaaacaattgATTGGCTTTAATGCTTGATAGGGTTGGATATCTAAAGTTTACATTTGGTAATGTGGTTGTAACCTCACCAAATATTGCCTTATCGAAAACTTTACCCCATGGTGTTGTAAATTGACTATTTGGTTGTGGTAAAATTGTATAAGTGGTTGCAGGTTTGATTAAATCAAAGGATGCAGCTTTGAATGACAGTATATTTCTTGTTAAAGCTGACCAAGTACCTTCGATTGGTGGTTGAATAAGTGGTAAAACCGATGGACCCACTGGAAGATAATCCAATTCAATTTGTACATCTGTTCTTGATGATATAAAAGCATCTGGTGTTAAaacataattattataatcatatgaattatttacaattggtTGATTGAATGAAACTTTAAATGAATCATGAACTAAATCGGTTGTACATGTTAATTGTGGGTAAGTTGcaaagaaataattattatatccACCATCGAGTTTGGTTGGGAGTGGACCTTCCATAGATTGAAGACTaccatcaaattcaattgagtAACCTAAATCATCACCCAATGGTTTCAATGGTTTAATAGCAAACCAACTACCTGGTTCTTGAGTGTCAATAAATCGAAGATAATTCTCTTTAATTGCTTTTCTAAAGGTAGTAATTGAATGAAACTCTGCAGCATTTGAAATGATTT is a window encoding:
- the ttc27 gene encoding tetratricopeptide repeat domain 27; the encoded protein is MDNKKLNTLIESIDQWVIESNDEKISELYRQSSKADNEFEDIPILKDCITLAFNILLGDSLVGSFKTDLMKKLFLLDSLNNYKDNINEYFEKVNNNITSLNETPLNQLSVLLSGITFLNLYVQINWTGPTVQISPDFTLKNDNKSILELLEVDGETVYKKVKNPIFLYLSKICLVDNYSMLDSCKSSCWWSCRSVMYHQRSLKNATPTFKSLLNERFQIVTRFYSISTLLEDSEEFMDTSSSTTSESKKSIKEINGLKDLASRAIIEQSLVFNYFRQLNKIKESMERACEVSELDCALTGALGKRTRFQTFDTAQLVMEVKNCRQRDDSGDGDNNNEFNRNSSIKREVTNDDPTLLVRPSLIEEVKGQNILLRNVDQMLILLQCLNVKNQNSNNGLTTEEMLPYIQKTLEKSNNWIIHSMGLLIKSRLEIVSSKTAERAVLQIQALVDQYDDPTSSATERINAIYSTDYPARWDLEKEVAERFIGIGAAASAFEIFERLEMWDEAIKCLTFMGKNSRSEELVLQRLEIEPSPELYCVLGDLKSDEQFYIKGWELSKKRYSRAQRSLARFYLEREQYQLCIDAFQIALAINPLFPNSWFSLGCAAMKIEKWDTALNAFSRVVSLEPEEGEGWANLASIYMYQNKMDKASSALMEGLKHKRENWKMWENFLFCCIAIKDYQNAVIAINHIFDLNDKKVNLKLLSIIADHVVSKDQLDKQGISGSKMEKTVSELFGRLTSKLTNNPDLWRLYSSYHHRLGNVDKAIDLQQKACRSCESAHWEGEQSTFEKVLQFNTTLCDLYFQYPNTSNIYSAKLKVKSILKKCESSWKETEHYKNFEQLLIKLNNYESELLQKK
- the dut gene encoding dUTP diphosphatase, yielding MPIEQKYFSLFSNLFKRLTTNNNNNNYLKMAPPNFETFKVKKLSDKAIIPQRGSKGAAGYDLSSAHELVVPAHGKALAMTDLQIAIPDGTYGRIAPRSGLAWKNFIDCGAGVIDSDYRGNVGVVLFNHSDVDFKVAVGDRVAQLIFERIVTPEPLEVDEIDETQRGAGGFGSTGVKVQN